From the Orenia metallireducens genome, one window contains:
- a CDS encoding amino acid ABC transporter permease, which yields MNYFFQWRIIEKYSDYFYRGFFNTLSISASSISVALIFGIILAVLKRSEIKGLSWLSGGYINLIRSTPLLVQVYFVYFGLPYVNINISGYWCGVIALVLNSGAYISEIVRAGLESIPNGQIEASQSLGIDKRQTYIYIISPQALRKIIPPLIGQFTYLIKDSSILAAIGIYELTNTANVVHARTFKPIEPFVVALLGYIIIVTILMISANILKKKFSLSGY from the coding sequence TTGAATTATTTTTTTCAATGGAGAATAATAGAGAAGTATTCAGATTATTTTTATCGAGGTTTTTTTAATACTTTAAGCATATCAGCAAGTAGTATTTCAGTTGCTTTAATATTTGGAATTATTCTTGCTGTATTGAAGAGATCTGAAATAAAGGGTCTATCTTGGCTTAGTGGTGGTTATATTAATTTAATTAGGTCTACACCCTTATTAGTGCAAGTTTATTTTGTTTATTTTGGTCTTCCATATGTTAATATAAATATTTCTGGCTATTGGTGTGGAGTTATTGCTTTGGTTTTAAATAGTGGAGCCTATATTTCTGAAATTGTTCGTGCTGGCTTGGAATCTATTCCTAATGGTCAAATTGAAGCTTCACAGTCTCTTGGTATTGATAAAAGACAGACTTATATATATATAATTTCGCCACAAGCATTAAGAAAGATTATACCACCGTTAATTGGTCAATTTACTTATTTGATAAAGGATAGTAGTATTTTAGCAGCAATAGGGATTTATGAACTTACTAATACAGCCAATGTAGTTCATGCTAGGACTTTTAAGCCGATTGAACCCTTTGTAGTAGCTTTATTGGGATATATTATTATAGTTACAATTTTAATGATTTCTGCCAATATATTAAAGAAGAAATTTTCCTTATCAGGTTATTAA
- a CDS encoding substrate-binding periplasmic protein, with translation MNKIRVILMACLVMILMVISAACSSPSNEQVTSSKAVDEKRILDEIQSRGKIIIGINASAPPFTFRDTDGELTGMTVELGRLIGERMGVEVEFVDMDWAGLIPSLLSERIDLIGDRMSNTLERAKSVAFTDSYLKTGTVAYVRDTSSLSSADDVRGKDLKVGVLLGSIQEEVATEQLPTAEIIPLQTNPDIKSALLSNRVEVALDDEIIAYEQVQQAPDKLKILSGFLVVDTYSFAVRHEDDDLRLWVNLFFEKIKREGEFAKIYKKWLGKEWSPEAQKQL, from the coding sequence TTGAATAAAATAAGAGTAATTTTGATGGCATGTTTGGTAATGATTTTGATGGTTATTAGTGCTGCTTGCTCTAGCCCAAGCAATGAGCAAGTAACAAGTAGCAAGGCTGTAGATGAAAAGAGAATACTAGATGAGATTCAATCTCGAGGTAAAATTATAATAGGGATTAATGCAAGTGCACCCCCTTTTACTTTTAGAGATACTGATGGAGAATTAACTGGTATGACTGTAGAATTAGGAAGATTGATTGGTGAAAGGATGGGAGTTGAAGTTGAATTTGTCGATATGGACTGGGCTGGCTTAATACCATCTTTATTATCTGAAAGAATTGATTTGATAGGAGATAGAATGTCAAATACTTTGGAAAGAGCTAAAAGTGTTGCCTTTACTGATTCATATTTAAAGACTGGAACAGTAGCTTATGTAAGAGATACTTCTTCTTTAAGCAGTGCTGATGATGTGAGAGGAAAAGATTTGAAGGTTGGAGTATTATTAGGATCAATTCAGGAAGAGGTTGCTACTGAGCAATTGCCTACAGCAGAGATAATACCTCTTCAAACTAATCCAGATATTAAATCAGCCTTATTAAGTAATCGGGTAGAGGTTGCTTTGGATGATGAAATTATTGCTTATGAACAGGTTCAGCAAGCTCCAGATAAACTTAAAATTTTGTCAGGATTCTTAGTGGTAGATACTTATTCTTTTGCAGTACGCCATGAAGATGATGATTTACGTTTATGGGTAAATCTATTCTTTGAAAAGATAAAAAGAGAAGGGGAATTTGCAAAAATATATAAGAAGTGGTTAGGTAAAGAGTGGAGTCCAGAGGCCCAAAAACAATTGTAA
- a CDS encoding BofC C-terminal domain-containing protein — translation MKHLNKLMIIPIIIGMIAGLTYLLLDTTINNKKPDKNREELVEEDFYQQQEDNLGDEKQEDVAKVSEVEEEIGRNLTILELVKKEEKRINQKLQTATNIKLSEGLKYLLERLNHPSKNTKQDNRLLESILEVAKEKMEDKKNKTKSDEIIIEINEEDLVKNQQKRADKEEQAKGEGSTADADDFFSWLNEDSGNQSILDDINDNNSEKSEGKETIDNNQALDEEDKEQGLKEQGDDSLESESKEDDSEDKEQVKINNKVFLGVKDGYVAIYKGDSLEAKELLELRKDIPVKKLSEKDKKELLKGIEVASQEELLTVLEGLVSIINE, via the coding sequence TTGAAGCACCTAAACAAGCTGATGATAATTCCTATTATAATTGGGATGATTGCAGGTCTAACTTATCTACTTTTAGATACAACTATAAATAATAAGAAGCCTGACAAAAATAGAGAAGAACTAGTGGAGGAGGACTTTTATCAACAGCAAGAGGATAATTTAGGAGATGAAAAGCAGGAGGATGTTGCTAAGGTTTCGGAGGTTGAAGAGGAGATTGGAAGGAATTTGACCATCTTAGAGCTGGTAAAGAAAGAAGAGAAGAGGATAAATCAGAAGCTACAGACAGCTACTAATATCAAGTTAAGTGAAGGGCTTAAATATCTTTTAGAGAGATTAAATCATCCTTCTAAAAATACTAAGCAAGATAACCGATTGCTGGAATCAATCTTAGAGGTTGCTAAGGAGAAGATGGAGGATAAGAAGAATAAGACGAAATCAGATGAGATAATCATCGAAATCAATGAAGAAGATCTTGTAAAGAATCAGCAGAAGAGAGCAGATAAAGAAGAGCAGGCTAAAGGGGAAGGTTCAACAGCAGATGCAGATGACTTCTTCTCTTGGCTAAATGAAGATAGTGGTAATCAGTCGATTTTAGATGATATAAATGATAATAACTCAGAAAAGTCTGAAGGTAAAGAGACAATAGATAATAATCAAGCTTTAGATGAAGAGGATAAAGAGCAGGGATTAAAGGAGCAAGGTGATGATAGCTTAGAATCGGAGAGTAAAGAGGATGATAGTGAAGATAAAGAGCAGGTAAAGATAAATAATAAGGTATTTTTAGGCGTTAAGGATGGATATGTAGCAATTTATAAAGGGGATAGCTTAGAGGCTAAAGAGTTACTTGAATTAAGAAAGGATATTCCAGTCAAGAAGCTATCGGAAAAGGATAAGAAGGAATTACTTAAAGGGATAGAGGTAGCAAGTCAAGAAGAGCTACTAACTGTTTTAGAGGGTTTAGTTAGTATTATAAATGAATGA
- a CDS encoding HAD family hydrolase encodes MAELKAVIFDMDGVIIDSEPIYFKIERDLFDELGLDVSQKEHESFVGMTMEGLWEKMTDEYQLEETIEDLTKLHKDSVFKYMSEAKELPIVEYIKELIEELRNRKIKLAVASSSPKKLIEIILTKFNLQDSFDLIISGEEVEKGKPAPDIFTEAAYRLDINPNDCVVIEDSSNGVKAAKAAMMKCIGFQNINSGDQDLSLADITVDSIGKIDVKLLKGLF; translated from the coding sequence ATGGCTGAGTTAAAAGCGGTTATCTTTGATATGGATGGAGTTATTATTGATAGTGAGCCGATATACTTTAAAATCGAAAGAGATTTATTTGATGAGTTAGGATTGGATGTATCCCAAAAAGAGCATGAATCATTTGTTGGTATGACAATGGAAGGGTTATGGGAGAAGATGACAGATGAATATCAGCTAGAAGAGACTATTGAAGATTTGACGAAGCTACATAAGGATAGTGTCTTTAAATATATGTCAGAAGCTAAAGAATTACCTATAGTGGAATATATCAAAGAGCTGATAGAAGAGCTAAGAAATAGAAAAATAAAGTTAGCAGTAGCTTCTTCATCCCCCAAGAAGCTAATTGAGATTATTCTTACCAAGTTTAATTTACAGGATTCATTTGATTTGATTATTAGTGGGGAAGAGGTAGAAAAGGGCAAGCCAGCCCCTGATATCTTTACAGAAGCAGCTTATAGATTGGACATTAACCCCAATGATTGTGTTGTGATTGAAGATTCAAGTAATGGTGTAAAGGCTGCCAAAGCTGCTATGATGAAGTGTATTGGATTTCAGAATATCAACTCAGGAGATCAAGATCTATCACTAGCAGATATTACTGTTGATTCAATTGGAAAAATAGATGTTAAATTATTAAAAGGCTTATTCTGA
- a CDS encoding PhzF family phenazine biosynthesis protein, translated as MEVYQIDAFTNKVFKGNPAAVCLLSELKEDSWMQNVAAEMNLSETAFLYKEGDGYNLRWFTPEHEEELCGHATLASAYVLWETKRVKEDKEINFYTRSGLLTARKNGEWIELNFPAEPEKKAEASDIIINSLGVEPRYVGRNRLDYLVEVESEELLRGISPDFKALKDLKARGVIVTSKSDSKEYDFVSRFFAPGVGVDEDPVTGSAHCCLGPFWQERLNKDEFLAYQASKRGGVIKVRIEQDRVYLGGQAVMILKGSLLK; from the coding sequence ATGGAAGTATATCAAATAGATGCTTTTACAAATAAAGTTTTTAAAGGTAATCCAGCAGCTGTCTGTTTATTATCGGAACTTAAGGAAGATAGCTGGATGCAGAATGTAGCAGCTGAAATGAACTTATCAGAGACAGCATTTTTGTATAAAGAAGGTGATGGTTATAATTTACGTTGGTTTACTCCAGAACATGAAGAAGAGCTATGTGGTCATGCTACTCTTGCTAGTGCATATGTGTTATGGGAGACCAAAAGGGTAAAAGAGGATAAGGAGATAAATTTTTATACAAGAAGTGGTTTGCTAACAGCAAGAAAGAATGGTGAGTGGATAGAACTGAATTTTCCAGCTGAGCCAGAGAAGAAAGCTGAAGCATCTGATATAATTATTAATTCCTTAGGAGTAGAGCCTAGATATGTTGGGAGAAATCGCCTTGATTATTTAGTGGAGGTTGAATCTGAAGAGCTTCTTAGAGGAATTAGTCCTGATTTTAAAGCATTAAAAGATCTTAAAGCTAGAGGTGTTATTGTAACTAGCAAATCTGATTCTAAAGAGTATGACTTTGTTTCAAGATTCTTTGCCCCAGGAGTTGGAGTAGATGAAGATCCAGTCACTGGTTCTGCACATTGCTGTTTGGGTCCGTTTTGGCAAGAGAGGTTGAATAAGGATGAATTTTTAGCTTATCAAGCCTCAAAACGTGGAGGAGTTATCAAGGTTAGGATAGAGCAGGATAGAGTTTATTTAGGTGGACAAGCTGTAATGATATTAAAAGGAAGCTTACTGAAATAA
- a CDS encoding class I SAM-dependent methyltransferase, producing the protein MNKIEENKKAWGLVSKDHYQHFKKQFEENSYKFNPIVLKELGDISGKKVLHLQCNTGADSIVLAKMGADVTGVDLVLDNIYFAKQLAKDLEVENVDFIESDIMELMENHEGEYDIVFTSDGAIGWLPDLKKWGRTIKHFLKENGFFYVHDSHPFYLTFDEDKITNGVTEIKYPYFKEEADEDNQIGGYASETKEAKNYFWMYTISDLINSLAQAGLFIEFLNEYDRCASGMGGTNKDEEGLMYYPPLEGAMPITFSLKATLR; encoded by the coding sequence ATGAATAAAATAGAAGAAAATAAAAAAGCTTGGGGTTTAGTATCAAAAGATCATTATCAGCATTTTAAAAAGCAATTTGAAGAGAATAGCTATAAATTTAATCCGATTGTATTAAAGGAATTAGGGGATATATCTGGAAAGAAGGTGCTTCATTTACAATGTAACACAGGTGCAGATTCGATTGTATTAGCAAAAATGGGAGCAGATGTTACAGGAGTTGATTTAGTTCTTGACAATATATATTTTGCAAAACAATTGGCAAAGGATTTAGAAGTCGAAAATGTAGATTTTATTGAATCTGATATTATGGAGCTTATGGAAAATCATGAAGGAGAATATGATATAGTTTTTACATCTGATGGAGCAATTGGGTGGTTACCAGATTTAAAAAAATGGGGAAGAACAATTAAACACTTTTTAAAAGAAAATGGATTTTTCTATGTTCATGATAGTCATCCATTTTATCTTACTTTTGATGAAGATAAGATTACAAATGGTGTTACTGAAATAAAATATCCTTATTTTAAAGAAGAAGCAGATGAAGATAATCAAATTGGTGGTTATGCATCTGAAACTAAAGAAGCTAAAAATTATTTTTGGATGTATACTATTAGTGATTTAATTAATTCTTTAGCACAAGCAGGGCTATTTATTGAGTTTTTAAATGAGTATGACCGTTGTGCTTCAGGTATGGGTGGGACAAACAAAGATGAAGAAGGACTTATGTATTATCCACCTTTAGAAGGTGCTATGCCTATAACCTTTAGCTTAAAAGCTACTTTAAGATAA